The Mytilus edulis unplaced genomic scaffold, xbMytEdul2.2 SCAFFOLD_361, whole genome shotgun sequence genome includes a window with the following:
- the LOC139504945 gene encoding uncharacterized protein yields the protein MADTVNPLRYPGDTASTDELVAYYFTSSYTAKEIAGFLLFVHNKFVSVKTVYRMMKRLRLRRYGAESPLINIVQKIIQLHKQGYSNIGYRAMWKILNSCCGINATQETVRIALKAIHYDGVVARSRRRLVRRRYCNLGPNFCIHIDGYDKLKPFGISVHGAIDGFSRKIIWLTASHTNKNPRNVALNFVEFLRQSKRVPRLVRSDAGTENVIIRSIQIALRAVHNDNMSGYRSFSEGRSTGNQRIEMLWSFLCPYFTTFWRNMFKDMIDNGELNNTNPVHLECVRFCFLPVIQQHLDIFKNMWNSHRIRSQRQVDQNYGVPDVMYNQPLLYDAVDYSYDIPCDESIFDDITRLYTKPMLPRGCSEEFCQFIQQITNVNLDDFNVVDTPQEAKTLFCMLTSVLP from the coding sequence ATGGCTGACACTGTAAATCCTTTGCGTTACCCAGGTGACACTGCTTCAACGGATGAGTTAGTTGCTTATTATTTTACTTCTTCATATACGGCTAAAGAAATAGCTGGATTTTTACTTTTCGTTCATAATAAATTTGTTAGTGTTAAGACAGTCTACAGAATGATGAAAAGACTTCGACTGAGAAGATATGGTGCAGAGAGTCCATTGATTAATATCGTTCAAAAGATAATTCAACTGCACAAACAAGGATACTCTAATATTGGATATAGAGCAATGTGGAAAATACTTAATTCTTGCTGTGGCATCAATGCTACTCAGGAAACGGTGAGAATTGCACTGAAAGCTATACATTATGATGGTGTAGTTGCAAGATCTCGACGTCGACTTGTGCGAAGAAGATATTGTAATCTAGGACCAAATTTTTGTATTCACATAGATGGATATGATAAACTCAAACCCTTTGGAATATCAGTGCATGGAGCAATCGATGGCTTTTCTCGAAAAATCATTTGGCTAACTGCAAGTCATACGAATAAAAACCCACGTAATGTTGCGCTTAATTTTGTAGAATTCCTTAGACAATCCAAGCGTGTTCCACGATTGGTTCGGTCAGATGCTGGTACGGAGAACGTTATTATAAGGTCGATACAAATAGCGTTACGTGCAGTTCACAATGATAACATGTCAGGGTACAGAAGTTTTTCTGAGGGGCGATCAACTGGGAATCAAAGGATTGAGATGCTGTGGAGTTTTCTGTGTCCTTACTTCACCACATTCTGGAGAAATATGTTTAAAGACATGATAGATAACGGAGAGCTCAATAACACAAATCCAGTTCATCTAGAGTGTGTACGTTTTTGTTTCCTGCCAGTTATACAACAACatttagatattttcaaaaatatgtggAATAGTCATAGAATTCGGTCACAACGTCAAGTTGATCAAAACTATGGCGTCCCGGATGTTATGTACAACCAGCCACTACTTTATGACGCTGTCGACTATTCCTATGACATACCATGTGACGAAAGTATCTTTGATGACATTACTAGGCTCTACACCAAACCAATGCTGCCCAGAGGCTGTTCAGAAGAGTTCTGTCAATTCATCCAGCAAATTACAAATGTGAATCTGGATGATTTCAACGTCGTGGACACACCACAGGAAGCAAAAACACTATTTTGTATGCTTACTTCTGTTCTCCCTTGA